One part of the Patescibacteria group bacterium genome encodes these proteins:
- the dnaX gene encoding DNA polymerase III subunit gamma/tau, which translates to MSSQTLYRKYRPQRFADLIGQEHVTRTLQNEITRQQLSHAYLFSGPRGVGKTTTARLLAKTVNCAKPKAGEPDNTCENCKTIASNQALDILEIDAASYTGVDNIRDVIEQSRFAPSKLPYKVIIIDEVHMLSTAAFNALLKTLEEPPSHCIFILATTELHKVPETIQSRCQRFDFHRIADAALAKRLRGIAKAEDFQVDDEVIDAVVQAADGSSRDAESTLGQLFSMGEEHITREHADLVLPRSNVEAVASYLQMLLADGQHAAITHIQTQLQAGVDMEAFRLDALRLARTCLLALTLPTELKPVIPATLQSSLSKEHIPAVTRILEKLLMAEQYVQVSPIPSLPLEIATVELTSASTGANNLFGEPAATTPVPSTPKATKLVAPTPAPANPAPKMAVTKKTQSTGNVDQLWQQISVLVGESEASLSVSCKMVKPMHFDGKVFTLATPYAFHAERMSSPKAQAAFQKAATTVIGSPVILQVQHDANATLDTSAPTSQDTPMATIPTATPTKTANPDQLWDQIVKSASV; encoded by the coding sequence ATGAGCTCCCAAACCCTCTACCGAAAGTACCGTCCCCAACGCTTTGCTGACCTCATTGGCCAGGAGCATGTTACCAGAACGCTGCAGAATGAAATAACCCGGCAGCAGCTGAGCCATGCCTACCTGTTCTCCGGCCCGCGCGGGGTGGGCAAAACCACCACGGCCCGGCTTTTGGCTAAAACGGTGAACTGTGCCAAGCCCAAGGCTGGGGAACCAGACAATACCTGCGAAAATTGCAAAACCATTGCCAGCAATCAGGCCTTGGACATTTTGGAAATTGACGCTGCATCGTACACCGGTGTGGACAACATTCGCGACGTGATTGAGCAGAGCCGGTTTGCGCCGTCCAAGCTACCGTACAAAGTCATTATTATCGACGAAGTGCACATGCTCTCTACCGCAGCGTTCAATGCCTTACTGAAGACGTTGGAAGAACCACCCAGCCACTGCATCTTCATACTGGCCACCACCGAACTGCACAAAGTACCAGAGACCATCCAGTCCCGATGCCAACGTTTTGACTTTCACCGGATAGCTGATGCTGCCCTGGCCAAACGCTTGCGCGGGATTGCCAAGGCTGAAGATTTTCAAGTGGATGATGAAGTGATTGACGCAGTGGTCCAAGCTGCGGACGGAAGTAGCCGTGATGCCGAAAGTACGTTGGGCCAACTGTTCTCTATGGGTGAAGAGCACATCACCCGTGAGCACGCAGATCTTGTGCTGCCACGATCCAACGTTGAAGCAGTTGCTTCATACCTCCAAATGCTTCTGGCGGATGGACAGCACGCCGCCATCACGCATATCCAAACCCAGCTCCAAGCCGGGGTGGACATGGAAGCGTTTCGGCTGGATGCTCTTCGTCTGGCACGAACGTGCTTGCTTGCCTTGACTTTGCCAACTGAACTCAAACCGGTTATCCCCGCCACCCTGCAATCTAGCCTTAGTAAAGAGCATATCCCAGCGGTTACCCGCATTTTGGAAAAATTACTCATGGCCGAACAGTACGTCCAGGTTTCACCCATCCCCTCCCTCCCATTGGAAATTGCAACAGTTGAACTAACCTCTGCGAGTACCGGAGCCAACAACCTCTTTGGCGAACCTGCTGCAACAACACCAGTGCCATCAACGCCAAAGGCAACCAAACTGGTTGCACCCACACCAGCCCCCGCAAATCCGGCGCCCAAAATGGCTGTAACAAAGAAAACCCAGAGTACTGGAAATGTTGATCAACTCTGGCAGCAGATTTCTGTGCTGGTTGGCGAATCAGAAGCTTCGCTCTCCGTCTCCTGCAAAATGGTCAAGCCCATGCACTTTGATGGGAAGGTATTTACCCTGGCTACGCCCTACGCCTTCCATGCGGAACGCATGTCTTCTCCAAAAGCTCAAGCCGCCTTCCAAAAAGCCGCAACAACGGTCATTGGCTCACCTGTTATTCTCCAGGTGCAGCATGATGCTAATGCCACGCTTGATACATCCGCCCCGACCAGCCAAGATACTCCAATGGCAACCATCCCAACGGCAACGCCAACCAAGACAGCAAACCCGGACCAGCTGTGGGATCAGATAGTAAAAAGTGCCAGCGTCTAA
- a CDS encoding DEAD/DEAH box helicase: MNQPQPSSGFNGLGIAPRLLDALDRLKFTVPTPIQQRSIPVGISGKDLIAIAQTGTGKTLAFGIPMLQRLEQVKGQGLIILPTRELAIQVDEAIQSIGRSMGLRTAVLIGGASMIFQRKNLERKPHIIIATPGRLLDHMEQRTVRLSDTKILVLDEADRMLDMGFAPQIKKILAAVPRERQTMLFSATMPTTIVGIARQHMQLPIQVEIARSGTVADKVTQEVYFLDSSAKPRLLELTLQQALGPILVFTRTKHAAKKLTRLVKTMGHTSAEIHSNRSLAQRREALDGFKSGKYRVLIATDIAARGIDVTGIELVVNFDLPTNAEDYVHRIGRTGRAGQSGRAISFATFDQRGDVRSIERLMRIALPVKRIPELPPARSMPHVEPDREERPRRFSGPRRGGAPFARGGSRGNARGGPSQGRPGGRNRGFRR, translated from the coding sequence GTGAACCAACCCCAACCCTCATCTGGCTTTAACGGCCTCGGGATTGCGCCGCGACTCCTTGACGCGCTTGACCGACTGAAATTCACTGTCCCAACCCCTATTCAGCAACGGTCTATTCCTGTTGGCATTTCGGGGAAGGATCTCATTGCCATTGCCCAGACTGGCACTGGCAAAACCTTGGCTTTTGGCATTCCCATGCTCCAGCGCCTGGAACAGGTGAAAGGACAAGGCCTCATCATCCTCCCCACGCGTGAGCTCGCAATTCAAGTTGACGAAGCCATACAATCTATTGGCCGAAGTATGGGCTTACGCACGGCTGTGCTCATTGGCGGCGCGTCCATGATTTTCCAGCGGAAAAACTTGGAACGCAAACCCCACATCATTATTGCTACCCCCGGCCGCTTGTTGGACCACATGGAGCAGCGAACCGTCCGGCTGAGCGATACAAAAATTCTGGTGTTGGACGAAGCCGACCGCATGCTGGATATGGGTTTTGCACCGCAGATCAAAAAAATTCTGGCAGCTGTGCCCCGGGAACGGCAGACTATGCTGTTCTCGGCCACCATGCCAACCACTATTGTAGGCATTGCGCGCCAACACATGCAGCTCCCCATTCAGGTGGAAATTGCGCGATCTGGGACTGTAGCGGACAAAGTGACCCAAGAAGTCTACTTCCTAGACTCATCTGCAAAGCCTCGCTTGCTGGAATTAACTTTGCAGCAAGCCCTGGGACCGATCTTAGTCTTCACGCGGACAAAGCACGCTGCAAAAAAATTAACACGTTTAGTGAAGACCATGGGACACACCTCAGCAGAAATTCATTCCAACCGAAGCCTGGCACAGCGGCGTGAGGCTTTGGATGGTTTCAAGTCCGGCAAGTACCGCGTGCTCATTGCCACGGACATTGCCGCCCGAGGTATTGACGTCACAGGAATCGAACTAGTGGTGAACTTTGATTTACCCACCAATGCTGAAGACTACGTTCACCGCATTGGCCGCACCGGCCGAGCCGGACAGTCTGGCCGCGCTATTTCCTTTGCCACGTTTGACCAACGGGGGGATGTGCGCTCCATCGAACGCCTGATGCGGATTGCCCTACCGGTAAAACGTATTCCCGAACTCCCTCCCGCACGATCCATGCCACACGTTGAACCAGATCGTGAGGAAAGACCAAGGCGTTTCTCGGGTCCCCGCCGTGGCGGCGCACCCTTTGCCCGAGGTGGTTCTCGCGGTAATGCCCGTGGTGGCCCCAGCCAAGGCCGGCCGGGTGGCCGCAACCGAGGTTTTCGGCGGTAA
- a CDS encoding VIT1/CCC1 transporter family protein — MASVFKNLSREIREVVFGIEDSLVSTMGVITGVAGGTASKGTVIMTGLVVVVVEAVSMAAGSYLSSKSKRQADERGLRELRDFVAKEPARAEALLTQAYQHRGFQPAEIQILLRRVVPNQKLLAEELNAHKLHVDLPIHERPTENAWYMGISYILAGIIPILPYAFFSVRTAIVVSVVCTAIALFLLGVGKAKLVQQRPLRSGLEMFIISLCAAAIGFIIGKVAGAALGV; from the coding sequence ATGGCATCGGTATTCAAAAATTTATCTAGGGAAATCCGCGAAGTGGTCTTTGGGATTGAAGACAGTCTGGTTTCCACCATGGGTGTGATTACGGGCGTTGCCGGTGGAACCGCAAGTAAGGGCACCGTCATTATGACTGGGCTCGTTGTTGTGGTCGTGGAAGCCGTGTCCATGGCCGCGGGGAGCTACCTTTCCTCAAAATCCAAGCGCCAAGCAGACGAGCGGGGATTGCGGGAGCTCCGGGATTTTGTGGCCAAAGAACCAGCCCGGGCTGAAGCGTTGCTAACTCAAGCGTACCAACATCGAGGTTTTCAACCTGCAGAAATTCAAATTCTGCTCCGCCGGGTGGTCCCCAACCAGAAGTTGTTGGCCGAGGAATTGAACGCCCATAAATTGCATGTAGATCTACCCATCCACGAGCGTCCAACTGAGAACGCCTGGTACATGGGGATTTCCTACATTCTGGCCGGGATCATTCCAATTCTCCCCTACGCTTTTTTCTCTGTCCGAACGGCAATTGTGGTTTCTGTGGTTTGTACGGCAATCGCCTTATTCCTGCTTGGGGTAGGGAAGGCGAAGCTAGTCCAGCAGCGACCCCTCCGAAGTGGTTTGGAGATGTTCATCATCTCACTTTGCGCCGCTGCAATTGGGTTCATCATTGGGAAAGTTGCAGGGGCAGCGTTAGGTGTGTAG
- a CDS encoding metal-sulfur cluster assembly factor: protein MVTKDDVLKVLRTCDDPELGINVVELGLIYNIQISPENQVHVTMTLTTPGCPLLDYFVDTTSSKIRGLPGVKDAKVEITFDPPWDKSKMSEEARAQLGLD from the coding sequence ATGGTAACCAAAGATGATGTGCTCAAAGTACTCCGCACCTGCGACGATCCTGAGCTTGGGATTAACGTGGTGGAGTTAGGTTTAATTTACAATATACAGATTAGTCCTGAGAACCAGGTACACGTCACAATGACCCTGACGACACCGGGCTGCCCCTTGCTGGACTACTTTGTGGATACTACGTCCAGTAAAATCCGGGGTTTGCCAGGGGTGAAAGATGCGAAAGTAGAAATTACCTTTGATCCTCCCTGGGATAAGAGCAAAATGTCGGAGGAGGCAAGGGCACAGCTGGGGTTGGATTGA
- a CDS encoding A/G-specific adenine glycosylase translates to MQTAKAKIVRKKLLSWFSKHQRDLPWRKIKNPYHILVSEIMLQQTQVDRVIPKYQAFLKRFPSLSALAKVRQASVIAMWAGLGYNRRARNLHQLAKKVVKEHKGKLPAQPAILQSLPGIGPYTAAAVACFAYGAPVALVDVNVRRVLGRVFHGVHGPEKLAEAALWKLAGSMVPPKQAVAWNSSLMDFGATVCTKRSPTCATCPLQKQCAAYPAILTQTIVQEKKEAFHDSNRFWRGKMIQYLRQQPRRSALIAALHHVMVTAGLEPVRSEKLLHGLAKDGLVRLRGTKARL, encoded by the coding sequence ATGCAGACGGCAAAGGCAAAAATCGTTCGAAAGAAATTACTTTCCTGGTTCAGTAAACACCAGCGGGATTTGCCGTGGCGGAAAATCAAGAATCCGTACCATATTCTGGTGTCGGAAATCATGCTGCAGCAGACGCAGGTGGACCGAGTGATTCCTAAGTACCAGGCGTTCCTCAAACGCTTTCCTTCTTTATCCGCATTAGCCAAGGTACGACAAGCGAGCGTCATTGCCATGTGGGCGGGGTTGGGGTATAACCGTCGAGCGCGAAATTTGCACCAGTTGGCGAAGAAAGTAGTAAAAGAACACAAAGGTAAACTGCCCGCTCAACCAGCAATCCTTCAATCCCTACCTGGTATCGGTCCGTACACTGCAGCCGCTGTTGCTTGCTTTGCATATGGTGCACCAGTGGCGTTGGTGGATGTGAATGTTCGCCGGGTTTTGGGACGGGTGTTTCATGGTGTTCACGGCCCAGAAAAACTTGCTGAAGCTGCACTGTGGAAACTTGCGGGTTCCATGGTTCCACCGAAGCAAGCAGTTGCCTGGAATTCCAGCCTCATGGATTTTGGCGCAACGGTGTGCACCAAGCGCAGTCCAACGTGCGCCACGTGCCCTTTGCAAAAACAGTGTGCGGCGTATCCGGCCATTCTCACGCAGACCATTGTCCAGGAAAAGAAAGAGGCATTCCATGACTCCAACCGGTTCTGGCGGGGGAAAATGATTCAGTATTTGCGGCAGCAGCCTCGGCGTTCTGCTTTGATCGCTGCTTTGCACCATGTCATGGTCACCGCGGGGTTAGAACCGGTGCGGAGTGAGAAGTTGCTGCATGGCTTGGCCAAGGACGGGCTGGTACGTCTTCGGGGTACCAAAGCCCGCTTGTAG
- a CDS encoding FG-GAP-like repeat-containing protein: protein MKKTIRFFVSSCLLLTSVLAFLPLQSVHAATPTILFPVIGNVNYSNDFGAPRVGHTHQGNDIMGRKGMPLIAVTDGTVEWVTTPRKGSGLQFSIQNADGWSFWYIHVNNDTPGTDDGASRGIFGYAPDLYRGMPVVAGQLLGWMGDSGNAESTQAHLHFEMHPPTGGVINPYSSLQAARRISKAVVPPAAPNEILPFGQFTGGGAIALGNVDASTPEKEIVVGAGPGGGPQVRVYSETNVLYSQFFAFPQTYKGGLDVATGDVDGDGTEEIIVASGPGSITQVMVYTPAGQLLTNFFPYTDKFSKGANVTAADLNGDGRAEIVTGPRYGGGPHVRIFDGQTGAVLSQFFTYDEKFHAGIDVAATAATATRPSLIVTTPLGGGPNVRIFNGNDNSLVGWFFAGDPKARTGLRVSIADVDTSTSDPEIVTIPYVRSAPTATMFDLLGNTLTTYDFLEPWWEGGYDLAAENGGVIGVTAVPSLTRRRTTVRWLYGPPSATNNQYDNWWNN from the coding sequence ATGAAAAAAACTATACGCTTTTTTGTAAGCTCTTGCTTGCTGCTCACCAGCGTCTTGGCCTTTTTGCCTTTGCAGTCTGTGCATGCAGCGACGCCCACAATCCTCTTCCCGGTCATAGGGAATGTAAACTATTCCAACGACTTTGGTGCACCCCGCGTTGGTCACACGCATCAAGGAAATGACATAATGGGTCGGAAGGGTATGCCGCTCATCGCCGTGACTGACGGTACCGTGGAATGGGTTACCACGCCGCGTAAAGGTTCAGGTTTGCAATTCTCTATCCAAAATGCGGATGGCTGGTCATTCTGGTACATTCATGTGAACAACGACACACCCGGGACGGACGATGGTGCTTCCCGCGGGATTTTTGGCTACGCACCCGACCTCTACCGTGGTATGCCTGTGGTGGCAGGCCAGCTCTTGGGCTGGATGGGAGATTCGGGCAATGCGGAGTCCACGCAAGCGCATCTCCATTTTGAAATGCACCCACCCACGGGTGGCGTCATAAATCCATACAGCAGTCTGCAAGCAGCCCGACGTATAAGCAAAGCTGTGGTTCCTCCTGCTGCGCCAAATGAAATTCTGCCCTTTGGCCAATTCACCGGCGGTGGTGCAATTGCCCTGGGCAATGTTGATGCCTCAACCCCAGAGAAGGAAATTGTGGTAGGTGCGGGTCCTGGTGGTGGCCCCCAAGTCCGGGTCTACTCCGAAACTAACGTCCTCTACTCCCAATTTTTTGCCTTTCCCCAGACGTACAAAGGTGGGTTAGACGTCGCTACTGGTGATGTAGACGGTGACGGCACCGAAGAAATTATTGTCGCCTCTGGTCCAGGTAGCATCACGCAGGTCATGGTTTATACCCCGGCAGGACAACTGCTGACAAATTTCTTTCCATATACAGACAAATTCAGTAAAGGTGCCAATGTGACGGCAGCAGATTTAAATGGTGATGGTCGAGCGGAAATTGTCACCGGCCCCCGGTATGGTGGTGGCCCGCATGTTCGGATTTTTGACGGACAGACGGGCGCCGTCCTTTCCCAATTCTTTACCTACGACGAAAAATTCCACGCGGGAATTGATGTTGCAGCTACTGCGGCTACTGCAACCCGCCCATCTTTGATTGTCACCACACCCCTGGGTGGGGGCCCCAACGTCCGCATCTTCAACGGCAATGACAACTCTCTGGTTGGTTGGTTCTTTGCCGGCGACCCTAAAGCGCGGACTGGCTTACGCGTAAGCATCGCTGACGTTGATACTTCTACTTCAGACCCGGAGATCGTTACTATCCCCTACGTCCGCAGTGCACCCACTGCGACCATGTTCGATCTTCTGGGCAACACTCTGACAACCTACGACTTCCTGGAGCCGTGGTGGGAAGGTGGGTATGACCTAGCCGCCGAAAATGGTGGCGTCATTGGAGTCACGGCTGTCCCCTCCCTCACCCGCCGCCGGACAACCGTCCGCTGGCTGTACGGACCACCTTCAGCCACCAATAATCAGTACGATAACTGGTGGAATAATTAA
- a CDS encoding GIY-YIG nuclease family protein: MWTAYTLKSTKNGRTCVGMTTDFPRRLKEHNLSKHGYTKLHQPWEALEKKTFETRAEARAREQYLKTAAGRRYISKIYSEIV; the protein is encoded by the coding sequence ATGTGGACCGCATATACTCTAAAAAGTACAAAGAACGGAAGGACATGCGTGGGCATGACAACTGATTTCCCACGCCGGCTAAAAGAACACAATCTAAGCAAGCATGGATACACGAAATTACATCAACCATGGGAAGCCCTTGAGAAAAAGACCTTTGAAACAAGAGCAGAAGCACGAGCCCGTGAGCAGTACCTAAAGACCGCAGCGGGCAGGAGGTATATATCAAAAATTTATTCCGAGATCGTCTAA
- the ispH gene encoding 4-hydroxy-3-methylbut-2-enyl diphosphate reductase has product MEIITVKPRGFCAGVDRAIDIVELALHIHGAPVYMKHQIVHNTHVVERLCAKGAIFVEDLNEIPDGSVTVLSAHGVPPSLREQAKVKQLQVIDATCPLVTRVHLEAIRYSREGYSILLVGHRGHVEMEGTMGEAPAVTQLVHDKEEAERVEVPDPNRVVVLSQTTLSIDDVAEIMQILKRRFPNLTTPPKGDICYATTNRQAAVKVLAEKVSVVLVVGSTTSSNANRLREVAERFGTQAYLVNGPDHVQQDWFTNAKAIGITSGASTPEDVFQQVVNRVQEMTKGEVRDLEALQEEVWFALPPDLVKTAKEKQVGNDVLEKHLIHANAKMRAG; this is encoded by the coding sequence ATGGAAATCATTACCGTCAAACCCAGGGGGTTTTGCGCCGGGGTAGACCGGGCCATTGATATTGTGGAATTGGCCCTGCACATCCATGGGGCACCGGTGTACATGAAGCACCAGATTGTCCACAATACCCACGTGGTGGAGCGGCTGTGCGCCAAAGGTGCGATTTTTGTGGAGGACCTCAATGAGATACCAGACGGCAGCGTCACTGTCCTCAGTGCTCATGGCGTGCCTCCGTCATTACGTGAGCAAGCCAAAGTAAAGCAGCTTCAGGTCATTGATGCGACCTGCCCTTTGGTGACTCGCGTCCACTTAGAAGCAATTCGCTACAGCCGGGAAGGGTACAGCATCCTGCTCGTCGGCCACCGGGGGCATGTGGAAATGGAAGGCACGATGGGGGAGGCGCCTGCCGTAACGCAGTTGGTGCATGATAAGGAAGAAGCAGAGCGGGTGGAGGTGCCAGATCCAAATCGGGTCGTCGTTCTGTCCCAAACCACCTTGAGCATTGATGACGTGGCAGAGATTATGCAAATCCTGAAGCGCCGTTTCCCAAATCTCACTACACCACCCAAAGGAGATATTTGTTACGCCACAACCAACCGGCAAGCAGCAGTAAAAGTCCTGGCTGAAAAAGTCAGCGTGGTTTTGGTTGTGGGTTCCACCACCAGTTCCAATGCCAACCGGTTGCGGGAGGTTGCAGAGCGCTTTGGCACGCAGGCGTACTTGGTGAATGGCCCAGACCACGTGCAGCAAGATTGGTTTACGAATGCAAAAGCCATTGGCATTACTTCCGGCGCTTCCACACCCGAAGATGTTTTCCAGCAAGTCGTCAACCGCGTCCAAGAAATGACAAAAGGTGAAGTGCGGGATTTAGAAGCCTTGCAGGAGGAAGTCTGGTTTGCCTTACCGCCAGATTTGGTGAAAACCGCAAAGGAGAAGCAGGTTGGTAATGACGTTTTAGAAAAACATTTGATTCATGCGAATGCGAAGATGAGGGCAGGGTGA
- a CDS encoding 23S rRNA (pseudouridine(1915)-N(3))-methyltransferase RlmH produces the protein MLRVTVCTVGKPTAVSQPLVQHYQRMLRGFANCKLIHLPESTVRGVTQARAADAVAFAKVIPKGSQVIALDTEGKTFLTHQFAQALKRFEDQGEHVVFLIGGPDGFAPEFVQQYQSWSLSDLTFPHQLALVVLLEQVYRGLTIVHGKAYHR, from the coding sequence ATGCTGCGCGTTACGGTGTGCACAGTTGGGAAACCCACGGCCGTCAGTCAACCTTTGGTGCAGCACTACCAACGCATGCTTCGCGGTTTTGCCAATTGTAAACTTATCCACCTGCCAGAGTCCACGGTCCGGGGTGTGACCCAAGCCCGGGCGGCGGATGCAGTGGCTTTTGCGAAAGTGATTCCTAAAGGCAGCCAGGTTATTGCTTTGGATACGGAGGGAAAAACTTTTTTGACGCACCAGTTTGCCCAAGCCTTAAAAAGGTTTGAAGATCAGGGTGAGCATGTGGTTTTCCTCATTGGCGGCCCAGACGGCTTTGCACCAGAATTTGTGCAGCAATACCAAAGTTGGTCACTTTCTGATCTAACCTTTCCGCACCAATTGGCGTTGGTTGTCCTCCTGGAGCAAGTATACCGAGGCCTGACCATTGTCCACGGGAAAGCCTACCACCGTTGA